The following are from one region of the Streptomyces decoyicus genome:
- a CDS encoding AMP-dependent synthetase/ligase encodes MREFSLPALYEVPADGNLTDLIRRNAAQHPDVAVMGRKVNGAWQDVTAAAFLAEVRAAAKGLIASGVQPGDRVGLMSRTRYEWTLLDFAIWSAGAITVPVYETSSAEQIQWILGDSGAVACLVESPTHEATVESVRDRLPGLENIWQIERDAIARLRAAGADISDAEVDARSALADADSPATIVYTSGTTGRPKGCVLSHRSFFAECGNIVERLRPLFRTGESSVLLFLPIAHVFGRLVQVAAVMAPIKLGHAPDIKNLTDDLASFRPKLVLGVPRVFEKVYNSARAKAQADGKGKIFDKAADIAIAYSRALDTPEGPSLGLKVKYKVFDRLVYGRLRAVLGGRATHAISGGAPLGERLGHFYRGIGFTVLEGYGLTESCAATAFNPWDRQKIGSVGQPLPGSVVRIADDGEVLLHGEHLFTEYWNNPSATKEALSDGWFHTGDLGTLDEDGYLAITGRKKEILVTAGGKNVAPAVIEDRIRAHALIAECMVVGDGRPFIGALVTLDEEFLPRWAEEHGHPADVTPSQIAEDPELLAAVQRAVDDGNAAVSKAESVRKFRVLPTQFTEESGHVTPSLKLKRNVVAKDFAEEIEAIYRG; translated from the coding sequence TTGCGCGAGTTCAGCCTTCCGGCCCTGTACGAGGTCCCCGCGGACGGCAATCTGACGGACCTTATCCGTCGAAATGCCGCGCAGCACCCGGATGTTGCCGTCATGGGACGCAAGGTGAACGGCGCGTGGCAGGACGTCACCGCCGCCGCCTTCCTCGCCGAGGTCCGCGCCGCCGCCAAAGGTCTGATCGCCTCCGGGGTGCAGCCCGGTGACCGGGTCGGCCTGATGTCGCGCACGCGCTACGAGTGGACGCTGCTGGACTTCGCCATCTGGAGCGCCGGCGCCATCACCGTCCCCGTGTACGAGACCAGTTCCGCCGAGCAGATCCAGTGGATCCTCGGCGACTCCGGCGCGGTGGCCTGCCTGGTGGAGTCGCCCACGCACGAGGCGACCGTCGAGTCGGTCCGCGACCGGCTGCCGGGCCTGGAGAACATCTGGCAGATCGAGCGGGACGCCATCGCCCGGCTGCGGGCGGCCGGCGCCGACATCTCCGACGCCGAGGTGGATGCGCGCAGCGCGCTCGCCGACGCGGACTCGCCCGCCACCATCGTCTACACCTCCGGCACCACCGGCCGCCCCAAGGGCTGTGTGCTCAGCCACCGCAGCTTCTTCGCGGAGTGCGGCAACATCGTCGAGCGGCTGCGCCCGCTGTTCCGTACCGGCGAGTCCTCGGTGCTCCTCTTCCTCCCCATCGCGCATGTCTTCGGCCGGCTGGTGCAGGTCGCCGCGGTGATGGCGCCCATCAAGCTGGGCCACGCCCCCGACATCAAGAACCTCACCGACGACCTCGCCTCCTTCCGGCCGAAGCTGGTCCTGGGCGTGCCCCGGGTCTTCGAGAAGGTCTACAACTCGGCGCGGGCGAAGGCGCAGGCCGACGGCAAGGGCAAGATCTTCGACAAGGCGGCGGACATCGCGATCGCCTACAGCCGCGCGCTGGACACCCCGGAGGGCCCGTCCCTCGGCCTGAAGGTGAAGTACAAGGTCTTCGACCGGCTGGTCTACGGCAGGCTGCGCGCCGTCCTAGGCGGCCGCGCCACCCACGCCATCTCCGGCGGCGCCCCGCTCGGTGAGCGCCTCGGCCACTTCTACCGCGGCATCGGCTTCACCGTCCTGGAGGGCTACGGCCTGACGGAGTCCTGTGCGGCGACCGCCTTCAACCCCTGGGACCGGCAGAAGATCGGCAGCGTCGGACAGCCGCTGCCCGGTTCGGTCGTGCGGATCGCCGACGACGGCGAGGTGCTGCTGCACGGCGAGCACCTGTTCACCGAGTACTGGAACAACCCGTCGGCCACCAAGGAGGCGCTGTCCGACGGCTGGTTCCACACCGGCGACCTCGGCACCCTCGACGAGGACGGCTACCTCGCCATCACCGGCCGCAAGAAGGAAATACTGGTCACCGCGGGCGGCAAGAACGTCGCCCCGGCCGTGATCGAGGACCGTATCCGGGCGCACGCCCTGATCGCCGAGTGCATGGTCGTCGGCGACGGCCGGCCGTTCATCGGCGCGCTGGTCACGCTCGACGAGGAGTTCCTGCCCCGCTGGGCCGAGGAGCACGGCCACCCCGCCGATGTGACGCCGTCCCAGATCGCCGAGGACCCGGAGCTGCTGGCCGCCGTCCAGCGCGCCGTCGACGACGGCAACGCGGCGGTCTCCAAGGCCGAGTCGGTACGCAAGTTCCGTGTTCTGCCGACCCAGTTCACCGAGGAGTCGGGCCATGTCACGCCGTCGCTGAAGCTCAAGCGGAACGTGGTGGCGAAGGACTTCGCGGAGGAGATCGAGGCGATCTACCGCGGGTAG
- a CDS encoding glycosyltransferase family 4 protein: protein MHKTLIVTNDFPPRPGGIQAFLHSMALRLDPSQVVVYASTWKRGAEGLAATAAFDAEQPFPVVRDRTTMLLPTPRVTRRATGLLREHGCSSVWFGAAAPLGLMAPALRSAGARRIVATTHGHEAGWAQLPAARGLLRRIGEGTDTLTYLGEYTRSRIAGALTPEAAGRMVQLPPGVDEKTFHPGSGGDAVRAALGLTGRPVVVCVSRLVPRKGQDTLIEAMPAIVAAVPDAVLLIVGGGPYEKELHALALAKGVGDSVRFTGAVPWEELPAHFGAGDVFAMPCRTRRGGLDVEGLGIVYLEASATGLPVVAGDSGGAPDAVLDGETGWVVPGGFPAPTADRIITLLRDPALRRTMGARGRAWVEEKWRWDLLAERLKELL from the coding sequence GTGCACAAGACCTTGATCGTCACGAACGACTTCCCGCCCCGGCCCGGCGGCATCCAGGCCTTCCTGCACAGCATGGCGCTGCGCCTGGACCCCTCCCAGGTCGTCGTCTACGCCTCGACCTGGAAGCGCGGTGCGGAAGGTCTCGCGGCCACCGCCGCCTTCGACGCCGAGCAGCCGTTCCCGGTGGTACGGGACCGTACGACGATGCTGCTGCCCACCCCGAGGGTGACCCGGCGGGCCACCGGGCTGCTGCGCGAACACGGCTGCTCCTCCGTATGGTTCGGCGCGGCGGCGCCGCTCGGGCTGATGGCGCCCGCGCTCCGCTCGGCCGGTGCGCGCCGCATCGTGGCGACCACGCACGGCCACGAGGCGGGCTGGGCCCAGCTGCCGGCCGCCCGCGGGCTGCTGCGCCGGATCGGCGAAGGCACCGACACGCTCACCTACCTCGGGGAGTACACCCGCTCGCGGATCGCCGGTGCGCTCACCCCGGAAGCCGCCGGGCGGATGGTCCAACTCCCGCCCGGGGTGGACGAGAAGACCTTCCATCCCGGTTCGGGGGGCGACGCCGTACGGGCCGCGCTCGGGCTCACCGGCCGGCCGGTGGTGGTGTGTGTCTCGCGGCTCGTGCCGCGCAAGGGCCAGGACACCCTGATCGAGGCGATGCCGGCCATTGTGGCCGCGGTGCCCGACGCCGTCCTGCTGATCGTCGGCGGCGGCCCGTACGAGAAGGAGCTGCACGCGCTGGCCCTGGCGAAGGGCGTCGGGGACTCGGTGCGCTTCACCGGCGCGGTCCCGTGGGAGGAGCTGCCGGCCCACTTCGGCGCCGGCGATGTCTTTGCGATGCCCTGCCGCACCCGCCGCGGCGGACTCGACGTCGAGGGCCTCGGCATCGTCTACCTGGAGGCCTCCGCCACCGGGCTCCCCGTGGTGGCGGGCGATTCGGGCGGCGCTCCCGACGCCGTCCTGGACGGCGAGACGGGCTGGGTCGTCCCCGGCGGCTTCCCGGCCCCCACCGCCGACCGCATCATCACCCTGCTCCGGGACCCCGCTCTGCGCCGCACCATGGGCGCACGCGGCCGCGCCTGGGTCGAGGAGAAGTGGCGCTGGGACCTGCTGGCGGAACGGCTGAAGGAACTGCTGTAG